A genomic stretch from Canis lupus baileyi chromosome 3, mCanLup2.hap1, whole genome shotgun sequence includes:
- the OR6T1 gene encoding olfactory receptor 6T1: MSLENWTQVTEFVLLGFPRSHILQSLLFLGLMVTYIVTASGNLLIIGLSWVSRRLHTQMYFFLRNLSFLELLLVSVVVPKMLVIILTGDHSISFASCILQSYLYFLLDTTDFFLLAVMSLDRYLAICRPLHYETLMSGRVCSQLVLASWLAGFLWVLCPTILMASLPFCGPRGIDHFFCDSWPLLRLSCGDTRLLELVAFVLSTAVLLGSLAVTLVSYACILATVFRAPTAAERKKAFSTCVSHLTVVVIVYGSSIFLYIRVSEAQSSLLNKGASVLSCIITPLLNPFIFSLRNDKVKQALRDALRWH; the protein is encoded by the coding sequence ATGAGTCTGGAAAACTGGACTCAGGTGACAGAGTTTGTCCTTTTGGGTTTCCCCAGAAGCCACATCCTACAGTCTCTGCTGTTCCTGGGGTTGATGGTGACCTACATTGTAACGGCCTCAGGCAACCTACTCATTATTGGGCTCAGCTGGGTGAGCAGACGCCTACACACACAGATGTACTTCTTCCTGAGGAACCTGTCCTTTCTGGAGCTGTTGCTTGTGTCTGTTGTGGTTCCAAAAATGCTTGTCATCATTCTCACAGGGGATCACTCCATCTCATTTGCCAGTTGCATCCTCCAATCCTACCTCTACTTCCTCCTTGACACCACCGACTTCTTCCTCTTAGCTGTCATGTCTCTGGATCGTTACTTGGCAATCTGCCGCCCCCTCCATTATGAGACTCTGATGAGCGGTCGTGTCTGTTCCCAATTAGTTCTGGCCTCCTGGCTAGCTGGATTCCTCTGGGTGCTCTGTCCCACCATCCTCATGGCCAGCCTACCTTTCTGTGGCCCCCGTGGTATTGACCACTTTTTCTGTGACAGCTGGCCTTTGCTGAGGCTCTCTTGTGGAGACACCCGCCTACTGGAGCTGGTGGCATTTGTGCTCTCCACGGCAGTGTTACTGGGGTCACTGGCGGTGACCTTGGTTTCCTATGCCTGCATTCTTGCCACAGTTTTCAGGGCCCCCACAGCTGCCGAGCGGAAGAAGGCATtctccacttgtgtctcacatcTTACTGTGGTGGTCATCGTCTATGGCAGCTCCATTTTTCTCTACATCCGTGTGTCGGAGGCTCAGTCCTCACTGCTCAACAAAGGTGCCTCAGTCCTGAGCTGTATCATCACACCCCTCCTGAACCCATTCATCTTCAGTCTCCGCAATGATAAGGTGAAGCAGGCCCTGAGAGATGCCCTGAGGTGGCACTGA
- the OR4D5 gene encoding olfactory receptor 4D5 translates to MNPTNHTQVTGFVLLGLSQVWELRFFFFIVFSAVYLMTVMGNLLIVAIVTSDPRLHTTMYFLLGNLSFLDFCYSTITAPRMLVDLLSGNPIISFGSCLTQLFFFHFIGGIKIFLLTVMAFDRYIAISQPLRYRIIMNRTVCGLLVVASWVGGFIHSIVQVGLTIQLPFCGPDKLDNFYCDVPQLIKLACTDTFVLELLMVSNNGLVTLMCFLVLLGSYTALLVMLRGRSREGRSKALSTCASHIAVVTLIFVPCVYIYARPFRTFPMDKVVSVLYTMVTPMLNPAIYTLRNKEAIMAMKKLWRRQKDLLGPLEH, encoded by the coding sequence ATGAATCCAACAAATCATACCCAGGTGACAGGCTTTGTCCTCCTGGGGCTCTCTCAGGTATGGGAGCTCCGGTTCTTCTTCTTCATTGTCTTCTCAGCTGTGTATCTTATGACTGTAATGGGAAATCTCCTTATTGTGGCCATAGTGACCTCTGACCCACGCCTCCACACAACCATGTATTTTCTCTTAGGCAATCTTTCTTTCCTAGACTTTTGCTACTCTACCATCACGGCACCTAGGATGCTGGTTGACTTGCTCTCAGGCAACCCCATCATTTCCTTTGGTAGCTGCCTGACTCagctctttttcttccatttcattggAGGCATCAAGATCTTCCTGCTGACTGTGATGGCGTTTGACCGCTATATTGCCATCTCCCAGCCCTTGCGCTACAGGATTATTATGAATAGAACAGTCTGTGGGCTCCTCGTGGTAGCCTCCTGGGTGGGGGGCTTCATCCACTCCATTGTACAGGTTGGACTGACTATCCAGCTGCCATTCTGTGGGCCTGACAAGCTGGACAACTTTTACTGTGATGTGCCTCAGCTGATCAAATTGGCCTGCACAGATACCTTTGTCTTAGAGCTTCTGATGGTGTCTAACAACGGCCTGGTGACCCTGATGTGTTTTCTGGTGCTCCTGGGATCCTACACGGCACTGCTGGTCATGCTCCGAGGCCGCTCCAGGGAGGGCCGCAGCAAAGCCCTATCCACTTGTGCTTCTCATATTGCCGTAGTGACCTTAATCTTTGTACCTTGTGTCTACATCTATGCAAGGCCATTTCGCACCTTCCCTATGGACAAGGTGGTCTCTGTGCTGTACACGATGGTCACTCCCATGCTGAATCCTGCCATCTATACCCTGAGAAACAAGGAAGCGATCATGGCCATGAAGAAGCTGTGGAGAAGGCAAAAAGACCTTCTGGGTCCCCTGGAGCACtga
- the LOC140625334 gene encoding olfactory receptor 8B3-like: protein MAIGNDSSVTEFILLGLTQQPELQLPLFFIFLGFYVVTMVGNMGLIFLIGLNPHLHTPMYYFLFNLSFIDFCYSSVIIPRMLMSFVKENIISYAECMTQLCFFSFFVIDECYVLTSMAYDRYVAICKPLLYKVTMSHQVCLMLMVGTYVMGFVGAIAHTGCMLRLSFCDGNIVNHYMCDIPPLLQLSCTSTYINEVMVFIVVGINVIVPSLTISISYTLILSNIFHIRSTEGRSKAFSTCSSHIVTVSLFFGASAFMYLKPSPAGSLDRDKVSTVFYTIVGPMMNPFIYSLRNKDVKIALSKTLKKRVFS, encoded by the coding sequence ATGGCCATAGGAAATGACTCTTCAGTGACCGAGTTTATCCTGCTGGGTTTAACACAACAGCCAGAACTCCAGCTGcctctcttcttcattttcttaggaTTCTATGTGGTCACCATGGTGGGGAACATGGGCTTGATTTTTCTGATTGGTCTGAACCCTCACCTGCACACTCCCATGTACTACTTTCTCTTCAACCTTtccttcattgatttctgctacTCGTCTGTCATAATCCCTAGAATGCTGATGAGTTTTGTAAAGGAGAACATCATCTCTTATGCAGAGTGCATGACAcagctctgtttcttctctttctttgttatCGATGAGTGCTATGTTTTGACATCAATGGCTTATGACCGGTATGTGGCCATCTGTAAGCCCCTGCTCTACAAGGTCACCATGTCCCATCAGGTCTGCCTCATGCTGATGGTGGGAACATATGTGATGGGGTTTGTGGGTGCCATTGCCCACACCGGTTGTATGCTGAGACTCAGCTTCTGTGATGGCAACATCGTCAATCATTACATGTGTGACATACCTCCTCTTCTCCAGCTCTCTTGCACAAGCACGTATATCAATGAGGTTATGGTTTTCATTGTGGTGGGCATCAATGTAATAGTGCCCAGTCTCACTATCTCCATTTCTTACACCTTGATCCTCTCCAACATATTCCATATCCGTTCTACAGAGGGCAGGTCCAAAGCCTTCAGTACCTGTAGCTCTCACATAGTtactgtttctctcttctttggagCATCGGCATTCATGTACCTTAAGCCCTCTCCTGCTGGGTCTCTGGATCGAGATAAAGTATCCACAGTTTTTTATACCATCGTGGGGCCAATGATGAATCCTTTTATTTACAGTCTAAGGAACAAAGATGTTAAAATTGCACTGAGTAAGACTTTGAAGAAAAGGGTGTTCTCATAA